CAGCAGCACTACGAACGCTTCAACGAAACACAGCTCGAACTGCTGCGCGAGCGCTCGCTGGCCAGCGCGACGAGCGGCAAGTGAGCATGGCGCTCGGAACGAGGACGCGGGTGCGAACACGGAAACGAACACGACAACGGACGAATGAAGGCAAGCTGCGATGAAGGTCGAGCATTTGATTGAAATGGCGAATCAGATCGGTGAGTTTTTCGCGTCGATGCCCGATCGCGAGAAAGCACTGGTCGATATCGCCGATCACATTCACCACTTCTGGGAACCCCGGATGCGTCGAGCGATCCTCGCGTCGCTCGACGATCCGGCCGCAAGCGGAACGATGTCGCCGATCGTGCTCGAGGCACTGACACGCGCACGCGAGAGGCTGACGCCGCAAGCGATCGCGTGATCCCGCGGCGGCGTTCGGCGCCGCGTCCCGATTCCGAAGTGACGGGACGGACGCGCTGAGCCAGTCACCTTCGACTCAACTCGCGCGGCGCACGCCGGAGAACCACGTTTCGCAGTGCCGCGCGAGCGCGCTCGTATCCGAAGTGGGCCGCCCCCGCGCACCAATGTAGCCATCGGGCCGAATCAGGTAGAAGGCCGGTCGCGTCCGGCCGTAAGCATGCGTCAGCGACCAGGTTGCGTCCTCGCTCGCATCGGTCACGCGCCAAATTCGCACCGCATCGGGCAGCGCCGCCTCGATCGCCGAAATCAGCCGGTCGAGTTCGGGGTCGGGCTTGACGGCGGGCGTCGCCGCCCCCCCCTTCGCCCCCTTCGCATCGACCGCGGCGTCGACACCACCCGGCAGTGCCTCTAGGATGAACAGCGAGAAAAAGCCGGGATCGTGCAAATCGTAGAGACGCCCGGTGCCGGGCGCCTGCCCGAGCGGACCGTCGACGACACGCACGAGCGCATCCGGTGCGCGTTCGCCGGCGCGCGGGCCGCCATCGAGCACGCGCTCGAGCGTGAGCGGGCTGCGCCGATATTGAATCGCCAGTTCGCTGACCATCAGCCGCGCCGCGTCGCGCAACGGCCCGAACGCCGCCAACACCGGCATCACCCGCTCGCGCAGCAATTTCAATGGTCCGCGCTCGGCTCCGGCCAACTGCGTGACGAAAGCGGTTTGACGCAAAACGTCGCGCTCGATCGGGTGACGTTCGAGCTGGTAAGTGTCGAGCAACGGCCCGCTCTCGCGGCCGGCTAGGGTCCGCGCAAGCTTCCAGCTCAGATTGAGCGCCTCTTGGATGCCCGTGTTCATCCCTTGCGCGCCGGCCGGACTATGGACGTGCGCGGCGTCGCCGGCCAGGAAGACGCGCTGTGTCCACAGCCGCTCGACCATCCGGCTATTGAGGCGGAAATAGGCAGACCAAGCAAGCCCCGACAGCATCAACGGATGATGCGCGCGCTGCGCCACGATGGCGCGGCATAGCTCGAGCGACGGGGCGGGCGGATCGTCGCCGGCGGCGGCTGGATGCGCGGGCGTCTGCGCTTGCTCGTCGTCTTCATGCTCGTGCTCATCCTGACGCTCGTGCTCGTGCGAAGCATCGGCAGGCGCATCCGCATACTGGCTGGAAGACAATGTCGCCGCGGGATCGGCTAATGTCGACGGATGGTCGGCAATGAGCCTGTGGCGCCCGCCTCCCATTGGAATGACGGCGGCCAGCCCATCGCTCGATGCAAACAAATGAAACTCGTCGTCGGACAAATCGGAATCGACTTGCAGGTCCGCGAGCATGAACGTCTGCAGGAACGTCTTGCCGGCAAAACTCAAACCAAGCAAATGACGCACGGTGCTGTGCGCGCCGTCAGCGCCGATGAGGTAGGCTGCGCGACACGTCTCTTGGCGGCCGTCGGCGTGCAACAGCTGCGCCTCGACCAGCGCGGCGTCTTGCTTGAGCCCGACGAGTGTCACGCCGCGCTCGATCTGAACCCCGAGGCTCGCGAGATGCTCGGTCAACAGCCGCTCCGTGACGGATTGGTCCAGGCAGAGCAGGTAGGGGTAGCGCGTTTGCAGAGGGTCGAAATCGAGGCGCGCGAGCCGATTGCCGTTCGAGTAGAGATTCGCGGCGCGCAAGCGGTGCCCCGACGCCAAAAAGGGCTCGACGACCCGGTGCTGCTCGAATAGTTCGAGCGTGCGCGCTTGAATGCCGATCGCGCGCGTATGCACCGCCGGCTGCGGCGCACGATCGATCAGGCGCACGCTCGTATGCGTGCGCGCCAAACTCATCGCGGCGGCCAGCCCGGTCGGCCCGGCCCCCACGATCAGCACCGGCAGCGCGTTGACGTCGACGGCGGCCATGCTCGTCCTCCGGGGAACCACGAGATCCTGCCAAGTGTACGCCGGCGCGTTTCTCATCGGGGCTCGCATCGGGGCCCGGTAAATGTCGCAGGCATTCGGCCCAGGCGGCTACCGTAATGGCGCGGGCCGAGCCGTCGTAGGCCCGGCCCGCCGAGTGTGGGACAATGCGGCGTTTGCGCCATTGCCTGCCGTCATGGAACCCTTTTTCGCGCGCGCCTATGCGGCGCATCGTGACGGACGACTCGCCGATGCCGAGCGCGATTACCGCGCGGCGCTCGACGCCGACCCCGTCCATACCGATGCCCTCCATCTTCTGGGGGTGCTTCGTCACCAGCAAGGCCGCCACGAAGAAGCGGCCGAGCTCGTCGGGCGGGCCGTTGCATTGCGGCCCAACGATGCAGCGCTGCAATTGAACCTCGGCAACGCCTTGAAGGCGCTGGGCCGCCTCGACGGTGCCATCGAACGCTTTCGCAATGCGCTCACGCTCGCGCCCGAATTTCCGCTTGCGCAGTACAACCTCGGCAACGCTTACGCACAGGCGGGTCGCCATGAAGACGCGGTCTACGCTTTCGAGAAATCGCTGCGCCTGCAGCCGGACGACGCCTCGGCCCACAACAATCTCGGCAATGCGCTGCACGCGCTCGGCCGCAGCGAAGAAGCGATCGCTGCATTCTCGCGCGCCCTCGCGCTGCGCCCCGGCCACGCGGGTGCGCACAACAATCTCGGCATGGCGCTCGCGGCGCTGGGCCGCACCGACGAAGCGATCGATCAATTTCGCGCAGCGCTGGCCGCGCAGCCGCGCTACGTCGCCGCTTACTTCAACCTCGGCAACACGCTCGACGCGGTAGGACGCCACGAAGAGGCAAGCACCGCATTCGAAGCTGCGCTTGCGTTGCAAAACGGCTTCCCCCCGGCGCTGTTGGGCTCGGGCAACGCACTCGCGGCGCTGGGGCGGCATGCGGAGGCGATCGCGCGCTTCGAGCGCGCGGTCGGCCTCGATCCGCAACTCGCGCTCGCCTGGCTCGGTCTCGGTAACGCGCACCACGCACTCGGCGCGCACGATGCGGCGTTGCGCGCATTCGACCAAGCGCTGCGGTTGCGTCCCGATCTGGCGTCGGCGCAGCTCAATCGGGCGCTGACGTTGCTCACGCTCGGCGATCTCGCGCGCGGCCTGCCCGCTTACGAATCGCGGCTCGCGATCGCCGCGACGACCGATTCGCCCGGCAACGCCGGTATGTCTGCCTTGCGGCGCTGGCGCGGCGAACCGATCGGCGAGCGCACGCTGTTGATCGAAGCCGAGCAAGGCTTCGGCGACACGCTGCAATTCCTGCGCTTCGTGCCCCAAGCGGACGAGCGCGCCGGCCGCATCGTGCTAACCGTGCAACGCGAACTCGAGCCGCTCGTCGCGCCATTGGCGAAAGCGTGGCGCGTTGCACTCGCCGTTGCCGGCGAAGCGCCGCCGAAAGCCGATTTGCGCTGCCCCCTGCTGAGCTTGCCGCTCGCACTCGGCACGACGCTCGACACGCTGCCCTACGTGCGCCGCTACCTCGACGTCCCGGCTGCCTACCGCCGGCGCTGGCGCGGCTCGCTCGGCGGCCATGCGAAGATCAAGGTGGGCCTCGCCTGGTCGGGCCGCATCCAGGCGCACGAGAACCGCGCAATGCCCATCGCGCAGCTCGCGCCGCTGTTCGCGTTGGCCGGTATCGATTGGCTCGTGCTGCAGCCCAATTTGAGCGACGACGACAAGCGCGCGCTCGACACGCATGCGCGCACGACGTCGATTCATCGCTTCGACGAACGTATCGGCAATTTCGCCGATACGGCCGCCATCGTCGACAGGCTCGACGCGGTCGTTTCGATCGACACGTCGGTCGCCCACCTGGCCGGCGCGTTCGGCAAGCCGCTTTGGCTCATGCTGCCGTTCGCGGCCGACTGGCGCTGGTTCACGAATACCGATCGCAGCCCTTGGTACCCGAGCGCACGACTCGTGCGGCAGCCTTCGCCGGGGCAATGGGGCCCGGTGGTCGAAGAAGTCGCGCGCATGCTCGCGCGCGAGCTGCTCGAGTAAGGCGCCTAGGCCGCCCGAAAACCGACGTCAAACCGCCTTGTACTGGTTGCGCGCCTCCGGCGAGCGATACAGGAAGAGCGTGGCAATCAGTCCGCAAACGGCCGCCGCGCCCATCCACAGGCCCGGTGCCGCCTTGTTGCCGGTTTGATGAATGAGCATCATCGAAATGGCCGGCGTGAACCCGCCGATCGTCGTCGCGAGACTGTATGCGAGCGAGAAGCCGGCCGTGCGCACTTCGCGCGGCATGACCTCGGTCAGCGCGACGACCATCGCCCCGTTATAGCTGCCGTAGAGGAACGAGAGCCAGAGTTCGACCGCGAGCAGGCGTAGGAACGAAGGCTCGGCCACGAGCCACTGCACGGCCGGATAGGCCGTCAAGATCGTCAGCACGGTGAAGACGAGCAAGACGGGCCGGCGGCCGACGCGATCCGAAACCGCACCCATGAGCGGCAGCCAGACGAGATTCGACAGGCCGATGCAGACCGTCACGACGAGCGTGTCGACCGCCGAGAGCTTGAGCACATCCCTGCCGAACGTCGGCGTATAGGCCGTGATCAAATAGAACGAAACCGTCGTCATCAGCACCATGCCCATGCCGCCGAGCACGACGCCCCAATTCTCCACGAGCGAGGCGAACACTTCGCCGACCGACGGCCTGTGATGCATCGCCAGGAATTCCTCGGTTTCCTTGAGCGAGCGCCGAATCAGGAACAAGAACGGCACGATCAGGCAACCGATCAGGAACGGCACGCGCCAGCCCCATGCGCCCATTTGCTCGGCCGGCAGCACATCGTGCAGGATCACGCCGAGCAGCGCCGCGAAAACCACCGCGACCTGCTGGCTACCCGACTGCCACGAGCAATAAAAACCCTTGTGCCCCTTCGTCGCGATCTCGGACAGATAGACCGACACGCCGCCGAGTTCCACGCCGGCCGAAAAGCCCTGCAGTAACCGCCCGAGCAACACCAACACGGGCGCGAGCATACCGATGGTGGCATAGCTCGGCACCGCGGCCACGGCCAGCGTGCCGAATGCCATCAATATCAGCGTGAGAATCAAGCCCTTGCGACGGCCGTGGTGGTCGATGTAGGCGCCGAGCACGAGCGCGCCGAGCGGGCGCATCATAAAACCGGCACCGAACACGGACAGCGACAGCATCAGTGAGATGAAGTCGTTGCCGCTCGGAAAATAGGTCTTGGCGATCGCATGAGCGTAGTAGCCATAGACCATGAAATCGTACATCTCGAGGAAGTTGCCGCTGACGACGCGAAAAACGGTGCGGACTTTGGACTCGGCGGGCGAAGCGGGAGAAACGCTGGACATGACTCTCTCTACGAAACCGTTCAGCGCGGGCAAACGAGCCGCGGCGCCGAACAGCGCAAAACGAAGGGTTCAACAGCATTGAAACGCAACCGGGGCTGCGAGCGGCGCCATGGCATCAAAGCGCGCCGCCGCGTTCGCGGATCTGCGGCCACGCGAGTTTCATGTAATAGAGCATCGACCAGATCGTCAGCACGGCGGCGAGGTAGATGAGCCAGAGCCCCCACACGCGCGCATCGATCGCGAGCGTGCCGCCGATCGGCACGCTGCCGTAGTAGAGCAGCATCGGGATGGCGACCATCTGGCAAGCCGTCTTGAACTTGCCGAGCCGGTTGACGGCGACGCTCTTGGACGCGCCGATCTGCGCCATCCATTCGCGCAGCGCCGAAATGGCGATCTCGCGGCCGACGATCACGAGCGCGATCGCCGACTCGATGCGCCCGAGCTGCACGAGCACGAGCAGCGCGGCCGTGACCATGAGCTTATCGGCAACGGGATCGAGAAACGCGCCGAACGCCGACGTCTGATTCCATTTGCGCGCGAGATAGCCGTCGAACCAATCGGTCAGCGCAGCCAACACGAAGATCGTCGCCGCAGCGACGTTGCGATCGACGGCGCTCATCATCGAATCGGGCATGTAGAAGACGCCGACGACGAGCGGAATCAGCACGATCCGCAGCCATGTCAGAAAAATCGGAAAGTTGAATGGCATGGGCGAATGGCAGGCGTTGGAGTAAGGGGCGGGCCAGGGAGACGCCATTGTGCCGCGTCGACGGACCCGCCACAAGCCGAGCGCCCGCCTAGGGCCCCGGAATAGGGCGTGTTCATGTGCCGGTTGCCGCCGCCTGCCCCTTGTCAGCGCGGGCAGGCCCTAGTGCAACTGCCGGTAGATCTGCTCGGCCAAGGCGTGCGAAATGCCTTCGACGCTCGCCAGGTCTTCGACGCTCGCCGCCACGACGCCGCGCAGCCCGCCGAAGCGCGCGAGCAGCCGCTGGCGCCGTTTCGCGCCGATGCCGTCGAGCTCTTCGAGCCGCGACGTCTGGCGCGCTTTCGCGCGCTTCGCGCGCATGCCGGTGATCGCGAAACGGTGTGCCTCGTCGCGAATCTGCGCGACGAGCATCAGCGCGGCGCTTTCCTTGCCGAGCTCGAGCGGGCCGCGGCCGTCGGCGAACACGAGCGTCTCGAGCCCGACTTTGCGGCCCTCGCCCTTGGCCACTCCGACGAGCATCGACCGATCGAGCCCGAGTTCGGTAAACACTTGCCGGGCGACTTCGACCTGACCTTTGCCGCCGTCGATGAGCACGATGTTCGGCAAGACGCCGCCGGCCGCGGGCTCCGCCGAATCAGTCGCAGAATCCGCCCCCGGCGCGGCAGTGCGATCGTCGGCCTCGTCCGCATTTTCGGCGGCCAGTTCGACGAGCCGCTCATACCGACGCGTGAGCACCTGCCGCATGGCGGCATAGTCGTCGCCTGGTGTGATACCCGTGATGTTGTAGCGGCGGTATTCGGCCGACTGCATCTTGTGATCGCGATAGACGACGCACGATGCCTGCGTCGCCTCGCCCATCGTATGGCTGATGTCGAAGCACTCGATGCGCAGATGCGCGAGGTCGTCGCACTCCATGCTCAGCACCTCGGCCAGCGCCCGCGTGCGCGCTTGCTGAGATCCGCGCTCGGACAACAGCCGCGCGAGCGCCAGACGCGCGTTTTGCTCTGCCATCGCGAGCCAAACGCGCCGCTGCCCCTGCGGCTGGCGCACGAACACGACCTTATGCCCCGCCTGCTCGGTCAACAAATCGGCGAGACCGCGGCTGGCGCTCGCGTGGCTGACGACGAGCACGGGCGGAATGCGGTGGCCGAGGTAGTGCTGCGCGATGAACGCCTCGAGCACTTCGGTTTCGATGCCGGCTTCGAAACGGGCCGCCGGCTCGTCGATTGCCTCGACGGCTTCGGCCGGGGACTCGGCACTGTCGACTCGGTCCGATCCGGCAGGCGCTCGCGCTTCGCCCGCGATGGCTTGCGCTACGTCCGCGCCGCGCTCCGACTCCGCATCGGTTTGCAACCCCGCGCCTTCGGCTTGCTCTGACTCGTCGCCGCCGAACCCGCTTTCGACGTGCGCCGGGAAATAGGCCTTGTCGCCGAGATGCCGGCCGCCGCGCACCATCGCGAGATTCACGCAAACACGGCCGCCCAGCGCGACGACGGCGAGGATATCGACGTCGCTGTCGCCGCCGACTTCGATCGCCTGCTGATGCAACACGGTGGACAGCGAGCTCATCTGATTGCGCACGGCCGCGGCTTGCTCGAACTTGAGCTCAGCCGCGAACGCATGCATCTTGGCTTCGAGCTCGCTCATGACCTCGCTTTGCCGGCCGAGCAAGAAGCGCGATGCGTTGGCGACGTCGCGCGCGTAATCTTCTTCGCCGATGGCGCCGACGCACGGCGCCGTGCAACGGCCGATCTGATGCAGCAGACAGGGCCGCGTCCGATTGTTGAAGACCGAATCCTCGCAAGTGCGCAGTTGAAACACGCGCTGCAGGATCTGAATGCTCTCGCGTACGGCCCAAGCACTCGGGAATGGGCCGAAGTACTGGTTCTTCTTGTCGACCGAGCCGCGGTAGTACGCCATGCGCGGAAAGGCATGGCCCGTCAGCTTCAGATACGGATACGACTTGTCGTCGCGAAAAAGAATGTTGTAGCGCGGCGCGAGCGCTTTGATGAGATTGTTCTCGAGCAGCAGCGCCTCGGCCTCCGACCGCGTCACCGTCGTTTCGATCCGGGCGATTCGCGTGATCATCATCGCGATGCGTGGCGAGAGTTGCGTCTTCGTGAAGTAGCTCGACACGCGCTTCTTCAGGTCGCGCGCCTTGCCGACGTAGAGCACGTTCTCGTGCGCATCGTAATAGCGATACACGCCGGGTAAATGCGGCAATTGGGCCAGAAACTTCTTCGGTTCGAAAGGCGGGTTCGGAGCGTCGGAATCGGTCATGCGCGTCAGGTGCGAAACGCCGCGCGGCAAGGGGCGGCGTGCTTTAGAATCGCCAGTTTAGACCATTTGCGCACGCGTTCGCGCCGTCGGCACCGCGCCCGCGCCGCCCGCTCGCGCCACGCCGCCGCCCGGCGCACCGTGCCCCTCGCCCGCTTCAGGCCGCTTCACGTCTGAATCGGGCCCGATTCGGGCCCGAACCACGTCCGCGTCCCGCCATGTCCGCCACACGCTCGTCTCGTCCTGCCACTCTATCCATCGAAGGCGCTGACGCCGCTCGGAACGCCTCGCGCGATGCGAGCGGCCCGGCAGCCGCCGATGCGTCGGAACCGCCCCGCCTGCCCGCGATACACGGCATGCCGGCCGAACACGGAACGTCCGAGCCGCGCGCGGCACCCGCATCCGCTGACGCGATTGCCTGCGACCTCTTTTGCACCGTCATCGACAACTTCGGCGATATCGGCGTCTGCTGGCGCCTGGCTCGTCAACTCTCGTCCGAATACGGCTGGCAGATGCGTTTGCTCGTGGACGATCTGCATACGTTCGGGCGCCTGTGCCCGACGCTCGACGTCACGCTCGCCCGCCAGCGCGTCGAGGGCATCGTCGTCGAGCATTGGCACGAGCGCACGCACGCCGGGGAAGTGCTCGCGGTGGCCGACATCGTCATCGAAGCATTCGCCTGCGAGCTGCCGCCGCCCTACGTGGCCGCAATGGCCCGACGCCACCGCCCCCCCGTCTGGCTGAACCTCGAATATCTGAGCGCCGAAGATTGGGTGGCCGAATGCCACCTGAAACCGTCGCCGCATGCGCGCTACCCACTGACGAAGGCCTTCTTTTTCCCGGGGCTCGGCCCCGGCACGGGCGGCGTCATCAAGGAGCGCATGCTCGACGACGCGCGCCGCGCCTTCGAGATGTCCGCTTCGGCACGCGAGGCCTGGTGGCGACAGACGACCGGCGCCGCCGCACCCGAGCCCGCCGCGACCGTCGTCTCGCTGTTCTCGTACGAAAACCCGGCTGTCGACGGCTTACTCGAGCAGTGGCGCGATGCCGCGGAGCCGATCGTGGTACTCGCGCCCGAGGGCCGCGTCTCGGGCGCGCTCGCGCGCTTTTTCGGTCACAGCGCATTCGGCGCCGGCGCGCATGCCGAACGCGGCAACCTGCGCGCCCACTCGCTCGCGTTTCGCCCGCAGCCCGAATTCGATGCGCTGCTCTGGGCGAGCCATCTGAACTTCGTGCGCGGGGAGGATTCCTTCGTCCGTGCCCAATGGGCTCGCCGGCCATTCGTTTGGCATATCTACCCACAGGCCGACGCCGCGCACCTGCCCAAGCTCGATGCCGCGCTCGCACACTATGCGCGCGCGCTGCCCCCGGCCGCGCGCGCCGCGCTCGCGCGCTTTTGGCACGCCTGGAACGGAGCGGGCACGCCCGATTGGGCCGATTTTTGGTCTCACCGCCATGCGCTCGAAGCCAGGGCTGTGACCTGGGCGGACGAACTCTTCACCATCGGCGATCTCGCCGCGAACCTAGCTCAATTCGCAAAATCTCAGTTAAAATAAACGGTTATCCAACGGCGCCGCGCGGCATTTAAGCATACTGCGGAACAGCGAAATCGCAGGAAGGCGGCGCGCCCCATGAGGCGACGATTGACGCGATCGCTGTCGATGCCGTTGAGCAACACAAATCAGTCACTTTATTCGCACAGGATCGTTTTTATGAAGATTGCACAGGAACTGCGCACCGGTAACGTCGTGATGATCGGCAACGACGCGATGGTCGTGCAAAGGGCCGAATACAACAAATCGGGCCGTAACTCCGCCGTCGTCAAGATGAAGCTGAAGAATCTCTTGACGGGCGCCGGCATGGAGTCGGTCTACAAGGCGGACGACAAGTTCGACGTCGTCGTGCTCGAGCGCCGCGAAGTCACGTACTCGTACTTCGCCGATCCGATGTACGTCTTCATGGATGCCGACTACAACCAGTACGAAGTCGAAGCCGAGATGATGGGCGATGCACTCCATTACCTCGAAGACGGCATGCCTTGCGAGGTCGTGTTCTACAACGAGAAAGCGATCTCGGTCGAATTGCCGACGACGCTCGTGCGCGAAATCACGTACACGGAGCCTGCGGTGAAGGGCGATACGTCGTCGGGCAAGGTGCTCAAGACGGCCAAGCTCACCACGGGCTTCGAGCTGCAAGTGCCGCTCTTCTGCAACATCGGCGACAAGATCGAAATCGATACGCGTACGCACGAATACCGCAGCCGCGCCTGATACATTCCAGGCACATTCCGGGCATAAGGCGCCGCCGGCGCCATATGCGGAATGTTATGCCGACTGATAGCGCCCCACGGGGCGCTTTTTTTTTCGTATGAGTGGTGTATGGTTAAGCAATCTTTACCGGTCGTTTTTTCACGCTAACGTGGCCGAAACTGCCGCTCTTGCCGGGTGGCAATTGCAAGTCTTTGTTCTATAAAGGAGAACGATCTGGCACGCCAAATGCTTTCCTCATCGGTTGCCCGTCCGCCGTCGCAACACGATGTTCGTGCATGGCGTCGTTCGTCCCCGGCGCCCGCGGGCTCTCGACTTCTAATTTGATTACGCCAGCCATGCCACACGCTCTGATTGTCGAAGACGATCCCAATAGCCTGTCCGGCCTCAACGCAATCGTCGCCGCCGACGGCTTTTCCGTCGACACGGCTGCGACGCTCGCCGAGGCGCGCGCCGCGCTGACGCGTTTCATCCCCGACGTCGTGCTGATCGACCTGAATCTACCCGACGGCAGCGGGCTCGATCTGCTGCACAACCTTCCGGCCCAGCCGGACGGCGTCGTGCCCGTGATCGTGATGACGGGCAACGCAACGGTGGAAAGCGCCATCGAGGGATTGCGCCATGGGATTTGGGATTACTTGCTCAAGCCCGTCAACATTCCGCGGCTGCGCAGCCTGCTCGCGCGCATTCCGCGTCCCTACGAGTTGACGGAAGAAGTGCAGGCGCTGCGCGCGACGTTGCGGCAGCTCGGCCGATTCGGCCCCATCATCGGGCGCAGCGACGCGATCCAGCACGTCTACGATGCGATCGAGCGCCTCGCGCCGACCGAATCGGCCGTGCTCATTTGCGGCGAAGCGGGCACGGGCAAGGAAATCGCCGCGCGCACGCTGCACGAAATGAGCCGGCGCCGCAAGGGCCCGTTCGTCGTGTTCGACTGCCGCGCGTTCGCGCGCGAGGGCGGTGCAGAACGCGGGCTCGACAGCATGCTGTTCGGCCAAGAAAGCGCGATACCGTCGCTCGAGCGGCGCGAGCCGGGGCTATTCGAGCAAGCGGCGGGCGGCACCCTCTTTCTCGACGAAATCGCCGACTTGCCGTTGCCGCAGCAAGAGGCGCTGCTGCGCGCGCTCGATTCGCAAACGTACATGCGCGTCGGCGGCAGCAACCAAGTCAGCGTCGATTGCCGCATCGTCGCGGCCACGCGCAAGCCCGCCCGCGACGCCGTCGCGCAGGGCGTCTTGCGCGAGGACCTCTGGCTGCGGCTCGACGCGGCGTCGATCGCCCTGCCGCCGCTGCGCGAGCGCGACGACGACGCCGTGCTGCTCGCCGAGGCGCTCGTTGACGAACTGAATCGCGAAATCAACGCGAGCGGCCTGGCCACCGTCAACAAGCGCATCGGGCCCAATCTCGTGCGCGAGTGCCTCACGTACGATTGGCCCGGCAACGTGCGCGAACTGCACGAGCGCGTGCGGCGCGCCTACAACGCATCGGGAGAAATCGTCGACTCGCTGCGCGCCGACGAAGCGAACGGCTCGAGCGGACGGCGGCTGAACGGCGGCAGCGTGCAGGTGACGGTCGGCACGCCGCTGTCCGACGTGGAAGACTTGCTGATTCGGGCGACGCTCGACGCCGTCGGCGGTACGCGCCATCGGGCCGCTACGCTGCTCGGCATCAGCCCGAAGACGCTTTACAACAAACTGCAGCGGATGAAGATG
The sequence above is a segment of the Trinickia acidisoli genome. Coding sequences within it:
- the earP gene encoding elongation factor P maturation arginine rhamnosyltransferase EarP, producing MPAEHGTSEPRAAPASADAIACDLFCTVIDNFGDIGVCWRLARQLSSEYGWQMRLLVDDLHTFGRLCPTLDVTLARQRVEGIVVEHWHERTHAGEVLAVADIVIEAFACELPPPYVAAMARRHRPPVWLNLEYLSAEDWVAECHLKPSPHARYPLTKAFFFPGLGPGTGGVIKERMLDDARRAFEMSASAREAWWRQTTGAAAPEPAATVVSLFSYENPAVDGLLEQWRDAAEPIVVLAPEGRVSGALARFFGHSAFGAGAHAERGNLRAHSLAFRPQPEFDALLWASHLNFVRGEDSFVRAQWARRPFVWHIYPQADAAHLPKLDAALAHYARALPPAARAALARFWHAWNGAGTPDWADFWSHRHALEARAVTWADELFTIGDLAANLAQFAKSQLK
- a CDS encoding sigma-54-dependent transcriptional regulator, which codes for MPHALIVEDDPNSLSGLNAIVAADGFSVDTAATLAEARAALTRFIPDVVLIDLNLPDGSGLDLLHNLPAQPDGVVPVIVMTGNATVESAIEGLRHGIWDYLLKPVNIPRLRSLLARIPRPYELTEEVQALRATLRQLGRFGPIIGRSDAIQHVYDAIERLAPTESAVLICGEAGTGKEIAARTLHEMSRRRKGPFVVFDCRAFAREGGAERGLDSMLFGQESAIPSLERREPGLFEQAAGGTLFLDEIADLPLPQQEALLRALDSQTYMRVGGSNQVSVDCRIVAATRKPARDAVAQGVLREDLWLRLDAASIALPPLRERDDDAVLLAEALVDELNREINASGLATVNKRIGPNLVRECLTYDWPGNVRELHERVRRAYNASGEIVDSLRADEANGSSGRRLNGGSVQVTVGTPLSDVEDLLIRATLDAVGGTRHRAATLLGISPKTLYNKLQRMKMA
- the efp gene encoding elongation factor P, translated to MKIAQELRTGNVVMIGNDAMVVQRAEYNKSGRNSAVVKMKLKNLLTGAGMESVYKADDKFDVVVLERREVTYSYFADPMYVFMDADYNQYEVEAEMMGDALHYLEDGMPCEVVFYNEKAISVELPTTLVREITYTEPAVKGDTSSGKVLKTAKLTTGFELQVPLFCNIGDKIEIDTRTHEYRSRA